The segment GGCTCAAGGCCCGGGATGACCGGGGGGAGGAGGAGATCAGCGGGCTGTTGGCCGCCCAAATGCCCCTGGCGGAAAAACGCCGCCGGGCGGACTATGTGGTGGACAATTCCGGTACTTTGGAGGAGACGCGGCGGCAGGTGGAAAAACTGTGGCAGCGGCTCCAAAATCGTCTTGACAAGGCGCGGGAAACAGGATAGCGTCCCTGCAATTCTGCATTCCGTCCCCTAAAGCAAACATTTTCTCGTTCCGAAGTACGAGACGGACAGGCAATCCCTTTTCTCCTCCGGCAAAGCGAAGGCGCCCCGTGCGCAGAAACAACATGTGCAATCTCTCACAAAACCCGCACTTCCATTCCTGACCCCGTGGGGGATACCAGGCGTTCCCGGAGTGGCGCCACCGCCTGGCAGACCGGCGGGGGTGTCAGGGAAGACATGAATATCGGATGATCACTTAAAGAGGGCGGCAGAAGCCGTCCATGAGGCAGGAGCATGAATCTTTCGGAATTGAAGCACAAAAAAATCAATGAACTGGCCGCCCTGGCCCGGGAACTCAACGTGGAAGGGGCCAGCGGCCTGAGGAAGCAGGAACTCATCTTTGCCATTCTCCAGGCGCAGGTGGAGAAAAACGGCATCATCTCCGGCGGCGGGGTGCTGGAGATCCTGCCGGACGGCTTCGGGTTTCTCCGGGCCCCCGATTACAACTATCTCCCGGGTCCCGATGACATCTATGTCTCGCCCTCCCAGATCCGGCGCTTCAACCTGCGCACCGGCGACACCATCACCGGGCAGATCCGGCCGCCCAAGGAGGGGGAGCGCTACTTCGCCCTCCTCAAGGTGGAATCAGTGAACTTTGAGGACCCGGCGGTAGCCCGGGACAAGATCCTCTTCGACAACCTCACCCCGCTCTATCCTAATGAGCGCCTGAAGCTGGAGACCACGCCGGACAACTACTCGGCCCGCATCCTGGATCTCATGACCCCCATCGGCAAGGGCCAGCGGGGGCTCATCGTGGCCGCGCCCCGAACCGGCAAGACCATGCTCCTGCAGAACATTGCCAACTCCATCGCCACCAACCACCCGGAGGTGGTGCTCATCGTGCTGTTGATCGACGAGCGGCCCGAGGAAGTGACGGACATGGAGCGCAGCGTCAAGGCCGAGGTCATCAGCTCCACCTTCGATGAGCCGCCGCAGCGCCACATCCAGGTGGCGGAGATGGTGCTGGAGAAGGCCAAGCGCCTGGTGGAGCACAAGCGGGACGTGGTGATCCTCCTGGATTCCATCACCCGCACGGCCCGGGCCTACAACACCGTCATCCCGGCCAGCGGCAAGATCCTCTCCGGCGGTCTGGACGCCAACGCCCTGCAGCGGCCCAAGCGCTTCTTCGGCGCTGCCCGCAATGTGGAGGAAGGCGGCAGCCTCACCATCATTGCCACCGCCCTGGTGGACACCGGCAGCCGCATGGACGAGGTGATCTTCGAGGAGTTCAAGGGCACCGGCAACATGGAGATCCACCTGGACCGCAAGCTTACGGAGAAGCGCATCTTCCCCTCCATCGACATCAACAAGAGCGGCACCCGCAAGGAGGAGCTGCTCCTGCCGCCGGAGGACCTGAACCGCATCTGGATTCTGCGCAAGCTCCTCTCGCCGTTGAGCCCGGTGGACAGCATGGAGTTTTTGCTGGAGAAGATGCGGGGCACCCGCAACAACGCCGAATTTCTGGCGTCCATGAACCGCTGAGGTATGATTGACCCGCAGAAAAAGAGGGGAAAAAGGGAGGGAAAAATCTGAGTGAAATGGCCGGCCCCGGAATTTTTTCCGTAAAGGCCTTAAGTGCCCTCCCTGGGTTCGGAAGAGAGCGCCGTCCCTAAAGCGACATCTGCCGGCTGGTTAGATTGGACACCTGAAGAATCTTAT is part of the Desulfobaccales bacterium genome and harbors:
- the rho gene encoding transcription termination factor Rho, which encodes MNLSELKHKKINELAALARELNVEGASGLRKQELIFAILQAQVEKNGIISGGGVLEILPDGFGFLRAPDYNYLPGPDDIYVSPSQIRRFNLRTGDTITGQIRPPKEGERYFALLKVESVNFEDPAVARDKILFDNLTPLYPNERLKLETTPDNYSARILDLMTPIGKGQRGLIVAAPRTGKTMLLQNIANSIATNHPEVVLIVLLIDERPEEVTDMERSVKAEVISSTFDEPPQRHIQVAEMVLEKAKRLVEHKRDVVILLDSITRTARAYNTVIPASGKILSGGLDANALQRPKRFFGAARNVEEGGSLTIIATALVDTGSRMDEVIFEEFKGTGNMEIHLDRKLTEKRIFPSIDINKSGTRKEELLLPPEDLNRIWILRKLLSPLSPVDSMEFLLEKMRGTRNNAEFLASMNR